Proteins encoded by one window of Anaerobacillus sp. CMMVII:
- a CDS encoding proline--tRNA ligase, producing the protein MRQNHFLSPTLRDVPSDAEVTSHQLMLRAGLIRQTASGVYSFLPLGLRALKKVENIVRDEMDQAGAQEVLMPAIQPAELWQESGRWQAYGPELMRFNDRHNREFALGPTHEEVITTLVRDDVKSYKKLPMTLYQIQTKFRDERRPRFGVLRSREFIMKDAYSFDTNQAGLDESYDKMYDAYTNVFTRCDLDFRAVVADSGAMGGKDTHEFMVLSSIGEDTIAYSDTSNYAANVEIAPVIANYEKSNEELLELEKFSTPELKTIDELTESLAISKEKLIKAVLFIVDEKPVLALVRGDHDVNDVKIKHYYEAKVVELASREQTLEFMNCEPGFIGPIKVTPVVEVIADKAIEAVVNGICGANEKDMHFKNVNPNRDFSVKAFIDLRFIIEGDLSPDGQGTIRFAEGIEVGHVFKLGTRYSESMGAQFLDENGKTQPMIMGCYGIGVTRTVAAVIEQHHDDKGIVWPKEVAPFDIHLIAVNLKDSDQKDLAETLYSQLKKNGYDVLFDDRNERPGVKFTDADLIGLPIRITIGKKANEGIVEVKNRKTTEVFEVTIDQLTSTISDILATLK; encoded by the coding sequence ATGCGTCAAAATCATTTTTTGAGTCCTACCCTTCGCGATGTACCATCCGATGCAGAAGTAACAAGTCATCAGTTAATGCTACGAGCAGGACTTATTAGACAAACAGCATCGGGAGTTTATTCTTTTTTACCGCTTGGACTACGTGCCTTAAAAAAAGTTGAAAATATCGTTAGAGATGAAATGGATCAAGCTGGAGCTCAAGAAGTTCTAATGCCAGCAATTCAACCTGCTGAACTTTGGCAAGAAAGTGGTCGTTGGCAGGCTTATGGTCCTGAGCTAATGCGTTTTAATGACCGTCATAATCGTGAATTTGCCCTTGGGCCAACGCATGAAGAAGTCATCACTACATTAGTAAGAGACGATGTGAAATCTTATAAAAAACTACCAATGACTTTATACCAAATTCAAACAAAGTTTCGCGATGAAAGAAGACCACGTTTTGGTGTCCTTAGATCTCGCGAGTTTATTATGAAAGATGCCTATTCATTCGATACGAATCAAGCAGGCTTAGATGAAAGCTACGACAAGATGTACGATGCATATACGAATGTATTTACGCGTTGTGACCTAGACTTTCGTGCAGTAGTTGCCGATTCTGGAGCAATGGGTGGAAAAGACACTCATGAATTTATGGTACTTTCAAGTATTGGTGAGGATACAATTGCTTATTCAGATACAAGTAACTACGCAGCTAATGTTGAGATTGCGCCTGTTATTGCTAATTATGAAAAAAGTAATGAAGAATTGCTGGAGCTAGAAAAGTTTTCTACGCCTGAGCTCAAAACAATTGATGAGCTAACAGAATCATTAGCGATTAGTAAAGAAAAGTTAATCAAAGCTGTCCTATTTATCGTTGATGAAAAGCCAGTTTTAGCATTAGTTCGTGGCGATCATGATGTTAATGACGTGAAAATCAAGCATTATTATGAGGCAAAAGTAGTGGAGCTTGCTTCTAGAGAACAAACTTTAGAATTTATGAATTGTGAACCAGGATTTATTGGACCAATTAAAGTAACTCCTGTAGTAGAAGTAATCGCCGATAAGGCCATTGAAGCTGTCGTAAACGGTATATGTGGTGCGAATGAGAAGGATATGCATTTTAAAAACGTTAATCCAAACCGAGATTTCTCGGTTAAGGCCTTTATAGACCTTCGCTTTATTATAGAAGGTGATTTATCGCCGGATGGGCAAGGAACAATCCGTTTTGCTGAGGGCATTGAAGTTGGTCATGTTTTTAAATTAGGGACAAGGTATAGTGAATCGATGGGGGCACAATTCCTTGATGAAAACGGGAAGACTCAACCAATGATCATGGGTTGTTACGGAATTGGTGTAACGAGAACCGTTGCAGCTGTCATCGAGCAACACCATGATGATAAAGGGATTGTCTGGCCAAAAGAAGTAGCGCCTTTTGATATTCATTTAATTGCAGTAAATTTAAAAGATAGTGATCAAAAAGACCTCGCTGAAACTCTCTATAGCCAATTAAAGAAAAACGGTTATGATGTTCTTTTTGATGATCGCAATGAAAGACCAGGAGTGAAATTTACAGATGCAGATCTAATTGGATTACCTATTAGAATAACGATCGGTAAAAAAGCAAATGAAGGTATTGTTGAAGTGAAAAATCGTAAAACGACAGAAGTTTTCGAAGTAACGATTGATCAGTTAACTTCTACGATATCTGATATATTAGCAACATTAAAATAA
- the frr gene encoding ribosome recycling factor, whose protein sequence is MSKEVIKVTEEKMNKAIDALKRELVTLRAGRANPAILDKIQVEYYGALTPLNQLASITVPEARLLVIQPYDKTSLSDIDRAIQKSDLGLSPSNDGTVLRIMIPPLTEERRRDLVKLVKKYAEEAKVAVRNIRRDANDELKKLQKDGELTEDELRRSTDDVQKLTDKEIVKVDEVAATKEKEIMEV, encoded by the coding sequence ATGAGTAAAGAAGTTATTAAAGTAACAGAAGAAAAAATGAATAAAGCAATCGATGCACTTAAACGCGAGCTTGTAACTTTACGTGCTGGAAGAGCAAACCCTGCAATTTTAGACAAAATTCAAGTTGAATATTATGGCGCATTAACTCCGTTAAATCAATTAGCTTCAATTACTGTCCCAGAAGCAAGACTTTTAGTAATTCAGCCATATGATAAAACATCACTAAGTGATATTGATCGTGCAATTCAAAAGTCTGATTTAGGCCTAAGCCCATCGAATGATGGGACAGTTCTGAGAATTATGATCCCACCTTTAACTGAAGAAAGACGTCGTGATCTTGTTAAGTTAGTTAAAAAATATGCAGAAGAAGCAAAGGTGGCAGTTCGTAACATTCGTCGTGATGCAAATGATGAACTAAAGAAATTGCAAAAAGACGGGGAACTTACAGAAGATGAGTTACGCCGTAGCACAGATGATGTTCAAAAGTTAACTGACAAAGAAATCGTTAAAGTAGATGAAGTTGCTGCTACAAAAGAAAAAGAAATCATGGAAGTGTAA
- a CDS encoding isoprenyl transferase yields MLEKFSNWISKNEQERKVEDVTIENVPKHVAIIMDGNGRWAKKRGLPRIAGHREGMSVINKIVKQANSLGIEVLTLYAFSTENWKRPKNEVDFLMRLPERYLSVELPKLIEENVKVRLMGSKDSLPAHTIAAVDNAIEKTKQNTGLVLNFALNYGSRDEIVLAVQNIAKEVSAGKLTADEINDTLVDQYLMTNELRDPDLLIRTSGEIRLSNFMLWQLAYTEFWFTDVLWPDFTEQHFLEAINVYQQRTRRYGGI; encoded by the coding sequence ATGCTTGAAAAGTTCTCAAATTGGATTTCGAAGAATGAGCAAGAAAGAAAAGTAGAAGATGTGACAATAGAAAATGTTCCAAAGCACGTTGCAATTATTATGGATGGGAATGGTCGGTGGGCGAAAAAACGCGGCTTGCCAAGGATTGCAGGGCATCGTGAAGGTATGAGTGTTATTAATAAGATCGTAAAACAGGCTAATTCACTAGGGATTGAAGTGCTTACACTTTATGCTTTTTCGACGGAAAATTGGAAGAGACCGAAGAATGAAGTTGATTTTTTAATGAGATTACCTGAGCGGTATTTAAGTGTTGAATTACCAAAATTAATTGAAGAGAATGTAAAGGTACGTTTAATGGGTAGTAAGGACAGTCTTCCTGCTCATACCATTGCAGCTGTAGATAATGCCATTGAGAAGACAAAACAAAATACTGGTTTAGTTCTAAACTTCGCCTTAAATTATGGGAGTCGTGATGAAATTGTTCTGGCTGTCCAAAATATTGCCAAAGAAGTAAGTGCAGGGAAATTAACCGCTGATGAGATTAATGATACCTTAGTCGATCAATATTTAATGACGAATGAACTACGTGATCCTGATCTTTTAATTCGCACAAGTGGTGAAATTCGCTTGAGTAATTTTATGCTCTGGCAGCTTGCTTATACTGAGTTTTGGTTCACAGATGTACTTTGGCCAGATTTTACTGAACAACACTTTTTAGAGGCAATAAATGTATATCAACAGCGAACACGTCGCTATGGGGGTATTTAG
- a CDS encoding phosphatidate cytidylyltransferase — protein sequence MKERIITGVIAGIVFILLIVIGKLPFTIGIILLATIALFELLKMKKVAPRSLIGILSMFFLWTILLPKEWFEVGILSNLNRADLLIGFILLFLAITVLSKNSITFDHIGFIILASAYVGLGFHFLIETRLLENGLALLFFILFLIWGTDSGAYFTGRAFGKRKLWPEISPNKTIEGSLGGVLTALVIGLIYHYFVPISDSLSYLVMIIVAVSVVGQLGDLVESALKRHYAVKDSGSILPGHGGILDRFDSLIFVLPVLYLLHFI from the coding sequence ATGAAAGAGCGAATCATTACAGGAGTAATTGCTGGTATTGTTTTTATTTTATTAATTGTAATCGGTAAGCTACCGTTTACAATTGGTATTATTCTTCTAGCAACAATCGCCTTATTTGAATTGTTAAAAATGAAAAAAGTAGCACCAAGGTCATTAATAGGTATTTTGAGTATGTTTTTTTTATGGACGATTCTTCTGCCAAAAGAATGGTTTGAGGTAGGTATTCTGTCTAATTTAAACAGGGCAGACTTACTAATCGGCTTCATTTTGTTATTTTTAGCAATTACTGTATTAAGTAAAAATTCAATTACTTTTGACCATATTGGGTTTATCATTCTTGCTTCTGCTTATGTTGGTCTAGGATTTCATTTTTTAATTGAAACAAGATTACTTGAAAACGGCTTAGCACTATTATTTTTTATTCTATTTTTAATATGGGGTACAGATAGTGGCGCATATTTTACAGGTAGAGCTTTCGGAAAACGAAAGCTATGGCCTGAAATTAGCCCTAATAAAACAATTGAAGGTTCGCTAGGTGGGGTTTTAACTGCTCTTGTAATTGGTCTTATCTATCATTATTTTGTCCCAATTTCAGACTCCTTAAGTTACTTAGTGATGATCATTGTCGCAGTTTCTGTTGTTGGACAACTTGGAGATCTTGTGGAATCAGCCCTAAAGCGACATTATGCTGTGAAAGATTCAGGGAGCATTTTGCCAGGGCATGGAGGAATATTGGATCGATTTGATAGCCTGATTTTCGTCTTGCCTGTTCTATACTTATTACATTTTATTTAA